The following are encoded in a window of Carya illinoinensis cultivar Pawnee chromosome 15, C.illinoinensisPawnee_v1, whole genome shotgun sequence genomic DNA:
- the LOC122296805 gene encoding uncharacterized protein LOC122296805 — MWSKFFLAKYVRQKHISIVDPLKGSKFWKMLLHNLPEVQKYSKWNVRDGKLSFWHDKWFSAGPLSNAHEVRELSGLSLTDCQTENGWKVEVFDQLVRAETTEKIIAELGRVKQGKDILIWLPKAHGNFSTKSAWECIRLRSPNLPWAKWLWNPALPRKMSIIMWKAQHNCLPVDDRVRRTGIPLTSKCDCCREGSYEDQNHVLATGEFAEQIWRMCASKLELPCLQGKTWREKVES, encoded by the coding sequence ATGTGGTCGAAGTTCTTTCTTGCTAAATATGTTCGTCAAAAGCATATTTCCATTGTGGATCCATTAAAAGGGTCTAAATTCTGGAAGATGCTCCTACATAATCTACCAGAAGTGCAGAAATACTCAAAATGGAATGTCAGAGATGGTAAGTTATCTTTCTGGCATGATAAATGGTTTTCGGCTGGTCCTCTCTCTAACGCACATGAAGTTAGAGAACTATCAGGTTTATCTTTAACCGATTGTCAAACTGAAAATGGTTGGAAGGTGGAGGTTTTTGATCAGCTGGTAAGGGCGGAAACAACAGAAAAGATAATTGCTGAATTAGGAAGGGTGAAACAGGGGAAAGACATCCTTATTTGGCTTCCTAAGGCTCATGGTAATTTTTCAACCAAATCTGCATGGGAATGCATTCGGTTACGTAGTCCAAACTTACCTTGGGCTAAGTGGCTGTGGAATCCGGCCTTACCAAGGAAAATGTCAATTATCATGTGGAAAGCTCAACATAATTGTCTTCCAGTGGACGATCGAGTGCGCAGAACAGGAATTCCGTTGACATCAAAATGCGACTGTTGTAGGGAAGGGAGCTATGAAGACCAGAATCATGTTTTGGCAACCGGAGAATTTGCAGAACAAATTTGGAGGATGTGTGCTTCAAAGCTAGAGCTGCCATGCTTGCAAGGTAAAACATGGAGAGAAAAGGTGGAGTCCTAG